A window from Mauremys reevesii isolate NIE-2019 linkage group 9, ASM1616193v1, whole genome shotgun sequence encodes these proteins:
- the P2RY14 gene encoding P2Y purinoceptor 14 yields the protein MSNSSVNASEDNCTYSSVATTHVIPLAYGFIFIGGILLNGVAAWIFLHVPSKKSFVVYLKNIVVADLLMSLTLPFKILNDSQIGPWQLNVLVCRFSAVIFYLNMYVGITFFGLIGFDRYYKIVKPLLTSFVHTVNYSKIISVVVWALLMFLSFPNIILTNQSPTEKNSKKCVTLKSELGLQWHKASSYICLGIFWTVFLLLIIFYSAIARKIYSSYRKFRRNSTVTREKINRNIFSIMFVFVICFVPYHLCRLPYTLSQTGSQFSCQSSKNLYYAKEFTLFLSAANVCLDPIIYLFLCKPFREKLYQKLHLKLTTLGEIENSRSRRSNTT from the coding sequence ATGTCCAACTCAAGCGTAAACGCTTCAGAAGACAACTGCACTTACAGCTCAGTAGCAACTACTCATGTCATTCCACTGGCTTATGGATTCATTTTCATAGGAGGAATCCTGCTAAATGGTGTAGCAGCATGGATTTTTCTACATGTTCCTAGCAAGAAAAGCTTTGTCGTCTATCTCAAGAACATTGTTGTTGCCGACCTTCTTATGAGCCTGACTCTCCCCTTCAAAATTCTTAATGATTCACAAATTGGGCCTTGGCAGCTCAATGTTTTAGTCTGCCGATTTTCTGCTGTTATTTTTTACCTAAATATGTATGTTGGAATAACATTTTTTGGCCTCATAGGGTTTGACAGATACTACAAAATTGTAAAGCCTCTGCTTACCTCCTTTGTTCACACAGTTAATTACAGCAAGATTATCTCTGTAGTCGTATGGGCATTGCTCATGTTTTTGTCATttccaaatattattttaactaaCCAGAGTCCTACAGAGAAGAATTCCAAAAAGTGTGTAACTCTTAAAAGTGAGCTTGGTCTACAGTGGCATAAGGCTTCAAGCTATATTTGCCTAGGAATTTTCTGGACTGTGTTTCTTCTGTTAatcattttttacagtgcaatagCAAGAAAAATATATAGTTCCTATAGAAAGTTCAGAAGAAATTCAACAGTAACTAGGGAAAAAATCAATCGCAATATATTCAgcatcatgtttgtatttgtCATTTGTTTTGTACCATATCATCTTTGCAGACTTCCATACACATTAAGTCAAACTGGATCTCAGTTCTCCTGTCAGTCAAGCAAAAATCTGTACTATGCAAAAGAATTTACTCTGTTTCTCTCCGCTGCAAATGTGTGCCTTGatcccattatttatttatttctctgcAAGCCCTTTAGAGAAAAGTTATACCAAAAACTGCATCTCAAGTTGACAACTTTAGGTGAAATAGAAAACTCTAGATCCAGAAGGTCAAACACTACATGA